Proteins encoded by one window of Synechococcus sp. WH 7805:
- a CDS encoding calcium-binding protein, producing the protein MALVVGTTGNDDINAAFAPPTTPNADQVFGLEGDDSIASLGGDDTIDPGTGDDTVDAGTGNDTIIGGQGDDLLFGGSNINTLTYEGSALAVTLFTQGRIEKEFTNSSLTSASAGTDQLVPLTGFGAFTPPLHYS; encoded by the coding sequence ATGGCCCTTGTAGTTGGAACTACTGGCAACGACGACATCAATGCCGCATTCGCACCACCTACCACGCCCAATGCCGATCAAGTCTTTGGTCTAGAAGGTGACGACTCCATCGCAAGCCTGGGTGGAGATGACACAATCGACCCCGGTACTGGCGACGATACTGTTGATGCCGGTACAGGGAATGACACCATTATTGGCGGACAAGGAGATGACCTCCTCTTTGGCGGTAGCAACATCAACACACTTACCTATGAGGGAAGTGCTCTTGCCGTAACGCTATTCACGCAAGGCCGTATTGAAAAAGAGTTTACAAACAGTTCTCTCACAAGTGCTTCTGCCGGAACCGATCAATTAGTTCCATTGACGGGATTTGGCGCGTTTACCCCCCCCCTTCACTACAGCTGA
- a CDS encoding mechanosensitive ion channel family protein — protein MRTNKRLMAFLAGLLSVIILSGVPLRAASPSSVLQPLGLRHASSLPVIPLEDQPFYPDLVQRAELWRHTPLGQVVGNSPKETLLNFYAVMADVGLLIERVETSHRNDPGLFWNRQARAEIEEVEMLFNAAVDALDGTSFALGVRPYLKDEAAIQLKHVLDFIFNSSRQIISIPDAKAMKALNDVRSKDTQSWTLPGSSIVLTSELADKPMNSDFLFSASTVANVAGMYEQVKQQVTDLDDQTFFTRNFYQDFVHTPGRLFPPKWYLNLPAGVRAGLEAEVLFGQTLFRLVLSIVAITLLLLLITRLARLLIRSYKTRSNDERLIWTLDSLAWKRVVLVLPMVMATKAVEVFIDLYLNFTGTALVVLTVLFEAAYFSLFVLLVFLFLEALGRTLSEGLVRLSGDQDIWRLSRTSNRVMPICRILSGVVAVALIYKLLLQLGLSPNLVLALSTVPGLAIGLGASKLLSNLFAGLSLQTDRPLKVGEFCEIGDKQGFLTKIGLRSVEIETVTGKVTIPNAVAEDCIVNNLSRHPAEPGSPQRQGLDLSLELDPNDPFSPDQMTDLLALARAYVANRPDLINPCLTIELEPGSPQRLRCIALIHVENWRDYIDLQESLTLAFNQLIDRVDRSHFVLGVSYDSTNEQLAAVPGILREIIARTPGFELKACRLMEIAEFSYNFKCHLICPTLNYKQFKDSIDAINKELLRELAAAQIVIPFPTAIEIQKDEV, from the coding sequence GTGCGAACGAACAAGCGCTTGATGGCCTTCCTGGCCGGTCTGCTGAGCGTCATCATTCTCTCCGGTGTTCCTCTGCGCGCCGCTTCACCGTCATCGGTCTTACAGCCCCTGGGTCTGCGCCACGCGAGTTCCCTTCCGGTGATTCCCCTTGAGGATCAGCCGTTTTATCCCGACCTAGTGCAACGTGCTGAGCTTTGGCGGCATACCCCCCTGGGACAGGTGGTGGGTAATTCACCCAAAGAGACCCTGCTCAACTTCTATGCGGTGATGGCCGATGTCGGCCTTCTGATCGAACGTGTTGAAACCTCCCATCGCAATGACCCCGGGCTGTTCTGGAACCGCCAGGCCCGGGCCGAAATCGAAGAGGTGGAGATGCTCTTCAATGCGGCGGTGGACGCTCTCGATGGCACGTCCTTTGCGCTCGGCGTTCGTCCCTACCTCAAAGACGAAGCAGCCATTCAGTTGAAGCATGTCCTTGATTTCATCTTCAACAGCAGCCGGCAGATCATCTCCATCCCAGACGCCAAGGCCATGAAGGCGCTCAATGACGTGCGCTCCAAAGACACCCAGTCATGGACGCTGCCGGGATCCTCGATCGTTCTCACCAGTGAGCTGGCTGACAAACCGATGAACAGCGATTTTCTGTTCTCGGCCTCAACCGTGGCGAATGTGGCTGGCATGTATGAACAGGTGAAGCAGCAGGTTACTGATCTCGATGATCAGACATTCTTCACCCGAAACTTCTACCAGGATTTTGTCCACACCCCTGGCCGACTGTTTCCGCCCAAGTGGTATCTGAATCTGCCGGCTGGTGTACGCGCAGGCCTGGAGGCGGAGGTGCTGTTCGGGCAAACCCTGTTCCGGCTGGTGCTCTCGATCGTCGCCATCACGCTGCTCCTGCTGCTGATCACGCGTCTTGCCCGCTTGCTGATCCGCTCGTACAAAACAAGATCGAATGATGAGCGACTGATCTGGACCCTCGATTCCCTGGCCTGGAAGCGGGTGGTGTTGGTGTTGCCGATGGTGATGGCGACCAAAGCGGTTGAGGTGTTCATCGACCTCTACCTCAACTTCACTGGCACAGCTCTCGTGGTGCTCACCGTGCTATTCGAAGCGGCCTATTTCAGCCTGTTCGTCCTGCTCGTGTTTCTGTTTCTCGAAGCGCTGGGACGAACCCTCTCTGAAGGCCTGGTGCGGCTTTCCGGGGATCAGGACATCTGGCGGCTGTCGAGAACCAGCAACCGGGTGATGCCCATCTGCCGAATCCTCTCCGGAGTTGTGGCTGTGGCACTGATCTACAAACTGCTGTTGCAGCTTGGTCTCTCACCCAACCTGGTGCTCGCACTCTCCACCGTGCCCGGCCTGGCGATCGGCCTTGGTGCCTCCAAGTTGCTTAGCAATCTGTTTGCCGGGTTGTCACTGCAGACCGACCGACCGTTGAAGGTGGGAGAGTTCTGCGAGATCGGCGACAAGCAGGGCTTCCTCACCAAGATCGGCCTGCGTTCAGTGGAGATCGAAACCGTTACGGGCAAAGTCACGATTCCGAACGCCGTGGCTGAGGACTGCATCGTCAACAACCTCTCCCGCCATCCAGCGGAACCAGGATCTCCGCAACGGCAAGGTCTTGATCTGAGTCTCGAGCTCGACCCCAACGATCCGTTCAGTCCGGATCAGATGACAGATCTGCTGGCATTGGCCAGGGCCTACGTTGCGAACCGGCCGGATCTGATCAACCCCTGCCTCACCATTGAGCTGGAACCTGGCTCACCCCAGCGATTGCGTTGCATCGCCTTGATTCACGTGGAGAACTGGCGTGACTACATCGATCTGCAGGAGTCACTGACGTTGGCCTTCAATCAGCTCATTGACAGAGTCGATCGTTCCCACTTCGTGCTTGGGGTGTCGTACGACAGCACCAATGAACAGCTCGCGGCCGTTCCTGGGATTCTTCGCGAGATCATCGCGCGAACGCCGGGCTTTGAACTCAAAGCCTGCCGGCTTATGGAGATCGCCGAGTTCAGTTACAACTTCAAATGCCATCTGATCTGCCCAACGCTGAACTACAAACAGTTCAAGGATTCGATCGATGCCATCAACAAAGAACTGCTGCGCGAGCTTGCAGCGGCTCAGATCGTGATTCCCTTCCCTACCGCGATCGAGATCCAAAAAGATGAGGTCTGA
- a CDS encoding SDR family oxidoreductase, whose product MASELVVITGAGAGIGQALARAFSAEGHPCMLISRHQEADPQLSDRPVLYHQLDVSDAGALADAITAAERQYGPTGCLINNAGMIHIGGIESLRLDQIAEEINTMITGVINGIHHVLPGMRERRSGTIINISSIGDRKPAAGAPVYHACKHAVRSLGESMNMSEAEHNVRVMNVAPGLIQTNIHQSMGISFETYCEMLGNPTFITPDELAKIVLFCWHQPAHICIRDIAVMPTDCAF is encoded by the coding sequence GTGGCCTCAGAACTCGTGGTGATCACTGGCGCAGGAGCCGGGATTGGTCAGGCACTGGCCCGTGCTTTTTCTGCAGAGGGACATCCCTGCATGCTGATCTCCAGGCACCAGGAGGCTGATCCGCAACTCTCAGACCGGCCGGTTCTTTACCACCAGTTGGATGTCAGCGATGCTGGTGCGCTTGCGGATGCAATCACGGCTGCAGAACGCCAGTACGGGCCGACAGGTTGCCTGATTAACAACGCTGGAATGATCCACATCGGCGGAATCGAGAGCTTGAGACTGGATCAGATTGCAGAAGAGATCAACACAATGATCACCGGGGTGATCAATGGCATTCACCACGTGTTGCCGGGAATGCGTGAACGCAGGAGTGGCACGATCATCAACATCAGCTCGATTGGTGATCGCAAGCCAGCAGCTGGTGCTCCTGTGTATCACGCCTGCAAACATGCCGTGCGCTCACTCGGTGAAAGCATGAACATGTCAGAGGCAGAGCACAATGTGCGAGTGATGAATGTAGCTCCCGGTTTGATTCAAACCAACATTCATCAGAGCATGGGAATCAGCTTCGAGACGTACTGCGAGATGCTCGGCAACCCCACTTTTATCACCCCAGACGAGCTCGCGAAGATCGTGCTGTTCTGTTGGCATCAACCAGCACACATCTGCATCCGTGATATTGCAGTGATGCCCACCGACTGCGCCTTTTAG